In Acidobacteriota bacterium, the following proteins share a genomic window:
- a CDS encoding aldolase/citrate lyase family protein, with protein sequence MSQAPGQGSMRPAQAGRRGEKVRSDLHVAFEPATAGGIQVDLESRVAAYYGRRIRRQVEEIVRQHGIDHARLRVVDAGALPFAIEARVRAALVRAGAAPAPPPPVRHPPSGGGIDRLRRSRLYIPGSDPKLMTNAGLYGADGIILDLEDSVHPDEKDAARLLVAAALQYLDFGDAERMVRINQLPAGLEDLDVVLPARPSLVLIPKVESAAEVREVDRRLTALDCPVEGDGAVWLMPIIESARGLEAAAEIAAACGRVAALTIGLEDYTADLGVVKTPGGEESAWARSRLVQAARAAGCQAIDSVYGDIADLEGLERWGRRSRAMGFEGMGCIHPSQVPVVHRAFAPGPDEIERALRVVEAFEQARSSGRAVVALGSKMIDPPVVERALALVERARRMGLLGGEEGRRR encoded by the coding sequence ATGAGCCAGGCCCCAGGGCAAGGATCGATGCGGCCCGCCCAGGCGGGGCGGCGGGGCGAGAAGGTGCGCTCCGATCTTCACGTGGCCTTCGAGCCGGCGACGGCGGGTGGCATCCAGGTCGACCTGGAGTCCCGCGTGGCCGCCTACTACGGCCGGAGGATCCGTCGGCAGGTGGAAGAGATCGTCCGGCAGCACGGCATCGACCATGCCCGCCTGCGAGTGGTCGACGCCGGGGCGCTGCCCTTTGCCATCGAGGCCCGGGTGCGGGCGGCCCTGGTGCGGGCGGGAGCCGCGCCGGCGCCGCCGCCGCCGGTGCGACATCCCCCGTCGGGAGGCGGGATCGACCGCCTGCGGCGCAGCCGACTCTACATTCCCGGCAGCGACCCCAAATTGATGACCAACGCCGGTCTCTACGGTGCCGACGGGATCATCCTCGACCTGGAGGATTCGGTTCATCCGGACGAAAAAGACGCCGCGCGCCTGCTGGTGGCGGCGGCTTTGCAGTACCTCGACTTCGGTGACGCGGAGCGGATGGTGCGTATCAATCAGCTTCCAGCGGGGCTGGAAGACCTGGATGTGGTGCTTCCCGCCCGGCCGTCGTTGGTGCTGATTCCCAAGGTCGAGTCGGCGGCCGAGGTGCGGGAGGTCGATCGGCGCCTGACGGCTCTCGACTGCCCGGTGGAAGGTGACGGCGCCGTGTGGCTGATGCCGATCATCGAGTCGGCCCGGGGCCTCGAGGCGGCGGCGGAGATCGCCGCCGCCTGCGGCCGGGTGGCTGCGCTGACCATCGGCCTGGAGGACTACACCGCGGACCTGGGGGTGGTGAAGACTCCCGGAGGCGAGGAGAGCGCCTGGGCCCGCTCCCGCCTGGTCCAGGCGGCCCGCGCCGCGGGCTGCCAGGCCATCGACTCGGTCTACGGTGACATTGCGGACCTGGAGGGGCTCGAGCGTTGGGGGCGGCGCAGCCGGGCCATGGGCTTCGAGGGCATGGGCTGCATTCACCCCTCGCAGGTGCCGGTGGTGCACCGGGCCTTTGCTCCCGGGCCGGACGAAATCGAGCGGGCCCTGCGGGTGGTCGAGGCCTTCGAACAGGCCCGGTCTTCCGGCAGGGCCGTGGTGGCGTTGGGCAGCAAGATGATCGACCCGCCGGTCGTGGAGCGGGCCCTGGCCCTGGTGGAACGAGCGCGGCGCATGGGCCTGTTGGGCGGCGAGGAGGGCAGGCGGCGATGA